The following DNA comes from Nocardioides sp. JQ2195.
GACACCGCGTTCCCCTCCGACAGCTATGCCGTCCGCAGCCAGGCAGCCCTCCACGGCTTCGACCCGGACGAGGCGGTGATCCGGCTCCGCGCCCGGGAGGGCGAGGCGGGACTGCGCAGCGAGGACGTCGTCACGTTCCTGCGCGAGAAGGGCGACACCGTCGCGCTGGTGCTGCTCGGGGGCGTCAACTACTACAGCGGCGAGTTCCTCGACATCCCCGCGATCACCCGTGCCGGCCACGACGCGGGCGCAGTGGTCGGCTGGGACCTCGCCCACGCCGCCGGCAACGTGCCCCTGCAGCTCCACGACTGGGACGTCGACTGGGCGGCCTGGTGCACCTACAAGTACCTCAACAGCGGTCCCGGCGCGATCGCTGGAGCCTTCGTCCACGAGCGTCACCTCGCGGACCGGTCCCTGCCCCGGTTGGAGGGATGGTGGAGCACGGACCCGGCCACCCGATTCGCGATGGGTCCCGAGGTCACGCCGGTCGCCTCGGCCGACGCCTGGCAGCTCTCGAACCCCCCGATCCTGGCGATGGCCCCGGTGCTCGCATCACTCGAGATGTTCGACGAGGTCGGGATCGAGACGCTGCGGGCTCGCAGCGAGCGGCTCACGGCGTACCTCGAGCAGGCACTCGACGACCTCTGCGGTGATCGCGCGCTGGAGATCATCACGCCGCGTGATCCCGCTCGACGTGGCTCCCAGCTGTCGGTCCGGCTGCTCGCCGACGACGCGGGAGACGTGGCCCGGGCCCTGCGCGAGCGGGGCGTGATCGCCGATGCCCGGCAGCCCGACGTCATACGCCTCGCACCGGTGCCGATGTACTGCGGCTACCACGACTGCTGGCGCGCCGCCCGGGCCCTGGCCGAGGTGGTGCGTGCCCGTGGCTGAGCAGTCCTTGGCGCAGTCACGGCCGCAGTCACGGCCGCAGCCCCGGCCGCTGGCCGACGCACCGGACGGTACGCACGGCGAGAAGCGCGACGTGGCGATCATCGGAGCGGGCCTGGCCGGCTGCCTGGCTGCCGCGCTGCTCGGCCGGCGCGGGCACGCCGTCACGCTCTACGAACGCCGCGCCGACCCCCGGGCTGCCGGCGCGGAGCGCGGTCGCTCGATCAACCTCGCCCTGTCCGCCCGTGGCTTCGGTGCCCTCGCCGAGGTGGGCCTGGAGCAGGAGGTGCTGGCCCAGGGGCTGCCCATGCACGGGCGCATGGTGCACGCGCCGGACGGACCGCCACAGCTCCAGCC
Coding sequences within:
- the kynU gene encoding kynureninase, coding for MTFDEEGARALDAGDPSQRDQFLVPPVPDRPGEELAYLAGNSLGLQPRVTAQRLTAELDDWARLGVEGHLEAERPWLPYHELLREPAARLVGARPVEVVAMNSLTVNLHLMMLSFYRPTPERHAIVIEDTAFPSDSYAVRSQAALHGFDPDEAVIRLRAREGEAGLRSEDVVTFLREKGDTVALVLLGGVNYYSGEFLDIPAITRAGHDAGAVVGWDLAHAAGNVPLQLHDWDVDWAAWCTYKYLNSGPGAIAGAFVHERHLADRSLPRLEGWWSTDPATRFAMGPEVTPVASADAWQLSNPPILAMAPVLASLEMFDEVGIETLRARSERLTAYLEQALDDLCGDRALEIITPRDPARRGSQLSVRLLADDAGDVARALRERGVIADARQPDVIRLAPVPMYCGYHDCWRAARALAEVVRARG